The Leptospiraceae bacterium genome includes the window CGAATTTTTCATAAGCTATTCTAAATAATTTTTAATTAGAAAAAACGGATAATAATTTTTAAATGATTCTCTTTGAATTGTATATTCATCGGAATGACGAAATACATCATGTTTAGAATCTATTTTTTTCAGAATTTCTTCTTTACTTAACGGAGAATAAAAATAATATATGTGTCCATCTAAAAAAAGAGTACATCCGGAAATATAATTGTCGTCGTTCGGTAATGGCTTGTACTTAAAGTCAGAGTAAGAAGAAATTTTTGAATATTCAATTATATTTTTATTGGGAGAGAATTCCGTATAAGCATAATCAGTAGAAGTTCCACCTTGAGAATTTTTCCAAACCATTAGATCTCCATTTTTTCTAGTGATAAATTCTAATCCTTTCCACAAAGTTCCGTCTTTTAATTTCAGGTAAAACATTGTTTCTTTGTAATGAATAGGGGTTTCTTTTTTTTGAGAAAAATTTTGGATTACAAGTTGTAAGTCATCTCCTTCGTATTCGCGAATATTGTATGTATCGTAATCTACTTGTATTCCTGACGGGTTTCTTTTTTCTTCCCCTTTCCCAGATCGAATGATTTCCGTAACTTTATATTTTCTGGGAGCATTTTTTGGAAAACTGGATTCAACTGATTTTAGAAACTTATCTGAATATGAAAAAATAGAAACTTCAATTTCTTTAACTTGAATTTTATTATTTTCAAAGGAGAAAAGTAAAAATTTTACGAACCCGGATTCATTCTCCCATTCTTGGCGATAGGGGCTGTCCTTTTTAAATTTTGTATCAAAGTACCCGGAAAAATTTTTAAATCCTGACTTAGTAAAATAAACTTGGTTTCCATCGGGGAAAAGGTTTTTAACAGAAGATGTATCTTTTTCTGTTTCGGATATACAGGAAAAAGAAAATAGAGCGATAATGAGAATATATATTTTCATATATTTTTATCTTTTCTCAATCGAAACATTTCAAAGATCCCACGAGTTACTTTTGTAATAGCAAAGTTTATCACTCCACGAACAAGAACTCCTTTTAATATTTGACTAATCAATTTACGGAATGCCATGTCATAAGGCAGTGCGTATTCATTCCATGCAACATTAAATTGAAAAGGAAAATTTCCTTGTTCATTGATTGGTGAGTTGGCATCGGTTAGCTCTTTTGGAATTCTTGCAAGCTCACCGGACACTAACATGGAATCTCTACTTTCATGGAAAAATTCTGCTTTTAAATCTACCTTTTTTTCTAGCAATTTTATGGGAATTATTTTTAAGCCGGACAATTCTCCCCAAGTGATTCCCGAAAGAGAAATTCTTCCAGTTTTTTTTAAAAATAATTCTGTTCTCAATTCTCCCGATGCAATTTTACAATACCCGCTTTTGGATTGAAACAGCAAATCAATCGGTGTACCTGCATCCATATTCAAACCATTTATCTGTATATCAGAAAGATTTAATTTGTAATGAGGGGTCATTGTCTGGTCTTCTATGAAAATTTCTGAATTTTCTAAGATAGAATTTTGAATCTTAACGTACCCTCTTTTTGGAAGGTATCGAATTTTTTTATAAGAAGACACTCTGTTCAGGTATCTCATTTTAAATCCGGACATAATAACAGAATTCAAGTGTAATCGACCAATGAATAGATAAAGAGGGTTTATCCAACCAGATAATTTTTTTCCTTCGATATGAACAAGGTCAGACATATTGTAACCGGTAAACTCTAAGCGTATGTCTTTTGCAGAAAAATAAAAAAACGGCAATACAAATCCGGTGGACTTCCATTGAAAGTGGATATATCGAAAAAAAAGCATATTTAAAATTTTCTGGAGAATAGGACCCGAAAGCAAAATTTGAACTACGATAAAAATGATCAGACTTATAATTATAGGAGTAGTCACGGTAATATGTTTGTCCAAGTACAATCTCTATTTTTGGAAACTATATTGCAGGATATATTTCTTTTCCGGCAAGACTACCTGAATTTTATTTTATTTTGGAAAAAATTTCAGATAAATTGCAATGAAAGCGGGCAGAGAGGGTATAAACTCTGTCGGTATTTCCCTTGGTTTTTATGGGATACTATTCCAATAGAAAATTTTCTTATAGTATAGAATGATTTCTTTTTTCCGAATAGAAAAAAATTACAAAGATATTTTTAGTGTATTTATACTCTATGAAACAAAAGTTTTTAGTGACTACCGCCCTTCCTTATGCCAATGGTCCAATCCATTTAGGACATTTATTAGAAGGTATTCAAGCCGATATATGGGTCAGGTTTCAAAAATCTATTCTGAACGAGTGCTATTTTTTTTGTGCAGACGATACTCATGGAACTCCTGTGATGATTGCAGCAAAAAAAGAAGGAATCTCTCCAGAAGAATTAGTCAATCGAATTCAAAGCGAACACTACAGGGACTTAACCGGGTTTCTTATTGAGTACAATAATTACTACTCTACCAATTCTCTTGAAAATAAGTTTTATTCTGAGGATATTTACAATAAACTAAAAGCAAAGGGGCATATCGCAAAAAAGGATATAGAGCAAAGCTATTGCAAAAAAGACCAAATGTTTTTGCCCGATAGGTTTATTCGAGGAACTTGTCCGAAGTGCAAATCAATTGATCAGTACGGAGACGGATGCGAGGTTTGTGGGTCAAACTATTCACCTAAAGATTTACTCGATTCAAAATGTGCGATATGCGGAACTCCACCGATATTAAAACATTCAACTCATTTATTTTTTAAACTTCCAGAGTTGCAAGATAAACTTTTTGAATGGATTAATAATCCTGACCATGTTCACGAAGGAGTGAAAAATAAACTTTTAGAGTGGTTTCACCAAGGACTTCAAGAGTGGGATATTTCCCGCGATGGACCTTATTTTGGATTTGAAATTCCCGGAGAGAAAGACAAATATTTTTATGTTTGGATGGATGCGCCTATCGGTTATATGGCATCGTCCGGAAATTTTTTTGCAAAGGATATGAAAAAGTTTGATGAATTCTGGAAAACCGGTGAAGGGAAAATTATTCATTTTGTAGGAAAGGATATTTTGTATTTTCACGCACTTTTTTGGCCTGCTATGCTAATGGGTGCAGATTACAAAACACCGAGCACAGTAAACGTTCACGGTTTTTTAACCGTAAATGGAGAGAAGATGTCTAAGTCGAGAGGTACTTTTATCAAAGCGAGTACCTACCTAAAATATCTTAGCCCGGAACACCTTCGATTTTATCTTGCCGGAAAGCTTTCTAATGGTTTGGAAGATTTGGACTTGAGTTTTGATGACTTTGTATTAAAAGTCAATTCAGACCTTGTAGGAAATTTTATCAATATACTTTCTAGAGTAGGGACTACAATACTCGATAAATTAGATAGAAGGGTTGGGAAAATTTCTGAAGAAGGTTATTCTTTATTGAAAGAAATCCAATCCAAAGAAAGCGAAATTCGAAGTGCCTATTCAGATAAAAATTATTCAAAGGTTATGAAAGAAATCGCAAAAGCGGGAGATATTGTAAATAAATATATTAACGACAAAACTCCTTGGAATCTTATTAAAACGGATATCGAGAAAACGAGAGAGGTGGTAACTAACGCATTAAATTGTGCGAAGGTAATTGCAATCTTTTTGTATCCTGTTTTACCTCATATATCAAAAAAGGTTTTTTCTTTTCTAAATGAAAATGCAGAAATTTCTTTTTCAGAGATTCATAGCGTAGTCGAAAACAGAATTATTTCAAAATACGAAATTTTAACCAATAGGGTGGACGAAAAAGCGATACAAGCCATGATAGAAGAAAGTAAACAAACTACTCAAACTACATCAACTAAAACAGAAAAACCAGAAACCGGTATAGGTCTAATAGGAATTAACGATTTATCAAAAGTAGAATTAAGAGTCGGACAAATCAAAGAAGCAAATCACGTTGAAGGTGCAGACAAACTAATCAATGTAAAGGTTGATCTTGGAGAAAAGGGGATAAAAAATATTTTTGCCGGAATCAAATCTTCTTATAAACCGGAAGATCTGATCGGATTAAAAGTCGTTGTTGTTGCAAACCTTGAGCCAAGAAAAATGAAATTTGGAGTTTCTGAAGCGATGCTATTGGCTTCTGGAAAAGATGAATCCTTGTCCCTTTTTGTTCCGCATCGAGAAGCCAATCCGGGGGATTTGTTGAAATAGGCTATAGCGTCTAACGTATAGTTTTATTGTTTGTGTTATCTTTTACGTAATCGTTCTTTCTTTTTTCCTTTGTTAAAGCTGTCTTGTTTGTATTGGGATGAACTTTCGATAGAAAGGCTTTCTAAGATAGATTCCAAACTTTTTTTTCTATTTTCGGAGAAACTATCACTTTCAAAAAATTTCATTATTTTACATTCACCTTTTAAAGTGCAACAGTTTATTTCTTCGCAAGAATCCATAAAATTCTTTGCCCCGGGGAAATTTTGAATTACATCTTTTTCGTCTAAATGCAATAGTCCCCATTCTTTTACACCCGGCGAATCAATAAGAAATGTATTGAACGACAAAGGAACTAAATTAGAATTTGTAGTAGTGTGTCGTCCCTTTCCAGTGCTCGAACTGATCTCCGCAGTGATTTGAAAATTGTTGTCTAAAAATTTATTTAAGATCGTGGATTTCCCTACACCTGAATTACCCACTAAGAATGTAACTTTCCCTTCCAATACTTTTCGGAAATTTTCCAAAGAAGAAATATTAAACACTGATACAGCCATTGTGTCTATACCAGAATTTTTATAAATAGAAAGAATTTTTTTATAATCGTTTTCAGAAACTAAGTCAGACTTAGTGAATACTATTGTTGCAGGAATGCCGGCCTTCCCTGAGGCGATCAAGGCTCTGTCTATAAATCCTTCTTTTGTCTCCGGGTCTTTTAGGGATGCAAAAATAGCTACTTGATCTACGTTGGAGCACAGAACATGAGAGTCGTTTAAACCACTCTTTCGTATTAGAAAGTTTTTTCTTTCTTCTAATTTATCTATGACCCATTCATCCCCGGATGATGGTATTGCTAAAATTTTGTCCCCAACCACAAAAGGGTGTCTTTCTTTGGAATTTTCAAGACGAAATTTTCCTCTAAGAACAGCTCTTTTTTTGCCGAGTGTTGGAGAATAAATTTCATAATAAGCTCCATAAATTTTAGAAATCAAAAATTTTTCTTTGACCATTTTTTCTATTTGTCGTAACTTATCCCAGAATGAAATCTTTTTTTAAATTTCCTTTGATCAGAAAGTCAACCCTATTTATTTTATTCGGTTTATCTGTGTTAGAATTTTTACTTTTGTATTTTATTCAACTGATTTTTCAACTTTCTTCCGGTTATTTAGAATCGGCTATTGAGGCACTAATTATATTTTCTTTTTCTACAATTGGAATATTTTTTATTGTGGCAAAAAGTCGAGGAGGAAAAATCAGAGCCAAAAGAATTTTGGACTCCAAAGAAGAAAACCTTGAATACGTAAAATATCTTTCTGCTCTCGATAGTTTAAAAAATGAACTATTGAGTATCAATATTCCTGCAAAGATTTGTTATACGATCAGCGAATTTATTATCCACACATACAAGGTTACTAAATCCAGAATTTTTTTATGGGAAGAAGATAAAGGTGCGTTCATACCTTATCCTTCTGATCAGGATACAGACTACAAATTCTATGTCTATGACCCTTTTATTTTATGGATTACCGATCACGATGGAATTTATTCTAAGAATAATTTTTCCTCAATCGAATCTAAAGAAAATCAAAGTGCTTTGGATTTTTTTGATAGAGTAGGTGCCAAAGTAATTGTTCCTTTAACTTTAAACAACAGCCTTATCGGAATGTTGATCCTTGGTGATAAAACTGATAGCAGCGATCTTTCTCAAAAAGATTGGGAAAGGTTATATGAGATTAAGTCTGTTTCGGTTATGGCTTTATCCAATGCGATATTTTATGAGAGATTGACTGCACTTACGGAAAACTTGGAGACAAAAGTAAAAGAGAGAACCAGAGAATTAGAGGAGGCGCAATCTCAACTAATCATGTCTGAAAAAATGGCTTCTCTCGGTGTGATGGTTGCAGGGATAGCACACGAGATTAATACTCCATCCGGTGTGATCAATGGGAGTGCAGACAA containing:
- the metG gene encoding methionine--tRNA ligase, translated to MKQKFLVTTALPYANGPIHLGHLLEGIQADIWVRFQKSILNECYFFCADDTHGTPVMIAAKKEGISPEELVNRIQSEHYRDLTGFLIEYNNYYSTNSLENKFYSEDIYNKLKAKGHIAKKDIEQSYCKKDQMFLPDRFIRGTCPKCKSIDQYGDGCEVCGSNYSPKDLLDSKCAICGTPPILKHSTHLFFKLPELQDKLFEWINNPDHVHEGVKNKLLEWFHQGLQEWDISRDGPYFGFEIPGEKDKYFYVWMDAPIGYMASSGNFFAKDMKKFDEFWKTGEGKIIHFVGKDILYFHALFWPAMLMGADYKTPSTVNVHGFLTVNGEKMSKSRGTFIKASTYLKYLSPEHLRFYLAGKLSNGLEDLDLSFDDFVLKVNSDLVGNFINILSRVGTTILDKLDRRVGKISEEGYSLLKEIQSKESEIRSAYSDKNYSKVMKEIAKAGDIVNKYINDKTPWNLIKTDIEKTREVVTNALNCAKVIAIFLYPVLPHISKKVFSFLNENAEISFSEIHSVVENRIISKYEILTNRVDEKAIQAMIEESKQTTQTTSTKTEKPETGIGLIGINDLSKVELRVGQIKEANHVEGADKLINVKVDLGEKGIKNIFAGIKSSYKPEDLIGLKVVVVANLEPRKMKFGVSEAMLLASGKDESLSLFVPHREANPGDLLK
- the rsgA gene encoding ribosome small subunit-dependent GTPase A, with amino-acid sequence MVKEKFLISKIYGAYYEIYSPTLGKKRAVLRGKFRLENSKERHPFVVGDKILAIPSSGDEWVIDKLEERKNFLIRKSGLNDSHVLCSNVDQVAIFASLKDPETKEGFIDRALIASGKAGIPATIVFTKSDLVSENDYKKILSIYKNSGIDTMAVSVFNISSLENFRKVLEGKVTFLVGNSGVGKSTILNKFLDNNFQITAEISSSTGKGRHTTTNSNLVPLSFNTFLIDSPGVKEWGLLHLDEKDVIQNFPGAKNFMDSCEEINCCTLKGECKIMKFFESDSFSENRKKSLESILESLSIESSSQYKQDSFNKGKKKERLRKR
- a CDS encoding GHKL domain-containing protein; this translates as MKSFFKFPLIRKSTLFILFGLSVLEFLLLYFIQLIFQLSSGYLESAIEALIIFSFSTIGIFFIVAKSRGGKIRAKRILDSKEENLEYVKYLSALDSLKNELLSINIPAKICYTISEFIIHTYKVTKSRIFLWEEDKGAFIPYPSDQDTDYKFYVYDPFILWITDHDGIYSKNNFSSIESKENQSALDFFDRVGAKVIVPLTLNNSLIGMLILGDKTDSSDLSQKDWERLYEIKSVSVMALSNAIFYERLTALTENLETKVKERTRELEEAQSQLIMSEKMASLGVMVAGIAHEINTPSGVINGSADNLDANMSYIVSHLSDLDLIATNRKLRRKFELVLLKLLREEKNIPIDSKEKFKMKKSLKEKYRGMGLEDNLASDLATFLIDRNFNDKEDYMARVVKEGGKEIFELLKNMSGVYRNLKNIKFAIKNIVRIVKALKYYSHLDQASFADADLTEGIENTLIILNSQMKHGVDIERQYSDIPRVPCNLDELNQVWTNLITNAVQAMKGKGKLILRCFSENGFACVEIEDSGPGIPLDIREKIWDPFFTTKDQGEGSGLGLGIVKGIIDKHKGKISVSSIPGRTTFKILIPMKSAS